In one Solanum lycopersicum chromosome 11, SLM_r2.1 genomic region, the following are encoded:
- the LOC138339439 gene encoding uncharacterized protein → MSVLYHPGNAIVVLIALTRMTMGSVSQIDEEKKYLVKNVHRLARLGVIYEDSPNGGFMVYHNSESSLVVEVKPKRHLDKSLMELKKSILRKLNEAISLRGDGFFMNKGRLCVFKVDGLKNQIYSIHSGSTKMYHDLKEMNTRRTTARIVVDEIENVGETMQGNQVPPQVQAAANE, encoded by the exons atgagtgttctctatcaccccggAAATGCAATTGTGGTTTTGATTGCTCTAActcgtatgactatgggtagtgtgtctcaaatagatgaagaaaagaaataccTAGTGAAAAATGTTCATAGATTGGCTAGATTGGGTGTGATATATGAAGATTCTccgaatggtggttttatggtctatcataactctgagtcatcCTTGGTCGTTGAGGTGAAGCCCAAACGGCACCTTGataaatcattgatggagttgaagaaatCGATTCTTCGCAAGCTTAATGAGGCCATCTCCTTAAGGGGGGATGGTTTTTTCATGAACAAAGGAAGATTGTGTGTTTTCAAGGTAGATGGGTTGAAGAACCAGATCTATTCCATTCATTCgggttcgacaaaaatgtaccatgaccttaagGAG ATGAACACAAGAAGGACAACCGCAAGAATAGTAGTAGATGAGATTGAGAATGTAGGAGAAACTATGCAAGgcaatcaagttcctcctcaagtGCAAGCTGCTGCAAATGAGTAA